GCACCGATCTTTTTGGTTTTAACCAAGGGGATGGAACCGGAGCAAAGAAACAGCGTAGTGGATAGGGCTAGTGTGGTGGCGACAGGGGTACTGCTAGGATTTGCCTTTGGTGGTAAAGCGATTTTAAATTACTTGCACATCAGCATGGCATCCTTACGAGTAGCTGGAGGCTTACTCTTACTCTTAATTGCCTTTCGCATGTTAGAGGGAGAAGTAGATACGCCAATTGTCGAGCAGGAGCGCGATGTGGCAATTACCCCACTGGCGTTGCCTCTGTTGGCTGGACCGGGAACACTGACGACGGTGATGCTGTTGATGTCTGAATCCCCCAATGCCCATTTAAGTGTGGTAGTGGGGATTGTCGCGGCGATGGTTGTGACTTGGTTTATTGTGCGTCAGGCAGCTCATATTGACCACTTGATCGGTGCAGAAGGTGCGGTGATTATCACTCAACTTTTGGGCTTTCTGCTGGCAGCACTGGCAGTGGAAATCGGTAGCGCTGGAATTCGCGAACTTTTTCTGCTCTCATCCGTAGCCACGTCTTTTTAAGACCCAACTGCCCAGATTTGAATAACGCGACCGAGCAGTTGTTGCCCTAGCCAGGGAGTATTAGCAGAGCGCGTATTCAGAGTTTGCCTCTCGACCTTCCAGGGTTGCTGGGGATCAAACAACGTGAGTTCAGCGGCTTTACCGGGAGCGATCGCACTTGGAGTCTGCTGTAAACATTCAGCGGGACGGGTACTCAGACAACGCCATAGTTCCAAGGCTGACAATTCACCAGCTTCTACCAGATTCTGCCACAGGAGTGGTAAGGCCAATTCTAAGCCAATCGCCCCTGGAGGAGCTTCAGCAAAAGCAACGGTTTTTTCTTCATAGGTGTAAGGTGTGTGATCGATGGCGATCACATCTAGAACACCCGCACGCACTCCCTGCCGCAGCGCTGCTAAATCACCTGGGTTGCCTAAAGGTGGTTCCAAACGTAAGCTGGGGTCATAGCTGCCAACTGCTTGTGTATCGAGTAGTAAGTGCATCCAACTAGTGCTGGCAGTAATCGGTAAACCTTGTGCCTTGGCGGACTGAATCAACTGGACACTGCGGGCGGTGGAAACGCGCATGATGTGGACTGGAGTGCCAATGGTTGCAACTAATTCTAAGATGGCGGTGAGGGCGGTT
This window of the Chroococcidiopsis sp. CCMEE 29 genome carries:
- a CDS encoding MarC family protein is translated as MDISVIVKTFVAVFVLADALGNAPIFLVLTKGMEPEQRNSVVDRASVVATGVLLGFAFGGKAILNYLHISMASLRVAGGLLLLLIAFRMLEGEVDTPIVEQERDVAITPLALPLLAGPGTLTTVMLLMSESPNAHLSVVVGIVAAMVVTWFIVRQAAHIDHLIGAEGAVIITQLLGFLLAALAVEIGSAGIRELFLLSSVATSF